A portion of the Bactrocera neohumeralis isolate Rockhampton unplaced genomic scaffold, APGP_CSIRO_Bneo_wtdbg2-racon-allhic-juicebox.fasta_v2 ctg1205, whole genome shotgun sequence genome contains these proteins:
- the LOC126766437 gene encoding uncharacterized protein LOC126766437, which yields MIDTVISAEIPDQTIDPGLFEVVTKNMIHGPCGDINRNSLCMIDGKCSKRFPKQLIAETIAGDDGYPQYRRRSTEDNGKSTVIKIKNQDVEIDNRSDMAVFGVAPENNHDEILQYQMGRYISTNGAVWRILSFPIHDRHPVVVHLAVHLENGQRVYYTAANAEQRVVEPPVTTLTAYFQLCETDEFSRTLLYSEVPHYFTWNASTKKFQRRKQGTPVDGYPGIFRTDALGRIYTVSPANVECFYLRLSLVNVHGPQSFQHLRTVNGQLCETYREACQHLHLVEDDTHWNATLRDASIVSPPIQIRMLFAIIISTCFQSNPLELWNK from the exons ATGATTGATACCGTCATATCGGCCGAAATTCCAGATCAAACCATCGACCCAGGATTATTCGAAGTTGTCACGAAAAATATGATTCACGGTCCCTGTGGTGATATTAATCGAAATTCACTTTGTATGATTGATGGTAAATGTTCGAAACGTTTTCCAAAGCAATTGATTGCTGAAACAATTGCAGGAGATGATGGATATCCACAGTATCGTCGACGATCAACTGAAGACAACGGTAAATcaactgtaattaaaattaaaaatcaagatgTTGAAATCGATAACCG CAGCGATATGGCTGTTTTTGGAGTGGCTCCTGAGAATAATCATGACGAAATTTTGCAGTACCAAATGGGGCGCTATATTAGTACGAATGGAGCTGTATGGCGTATTTTATCGTTTCCAATTCATGACAGACATCCGGTTGTTgtacatttggcagttcatCTTGAAAACGGCCAACGTGTTTACTACACTGCTGCAAATGCCGAACAAAGAGTAGTAGAGCCACCAGTAACTACACTGACAGCTTATTTCCAGTTATGTGAAACTGATGAATTTTCCAGGACTTTGCTATATTCGGAAGTGCCTCACTATTTCACATGGAAtgcatcaacaaaaaaatttcaacgtcGCAAACAAGGCACACCTGTTGATGGTTATCCAGGTATTTTTCGAACAGATGCTTTGGGACGCATTTATACAGTTAGTCCAGCTAATGTTGAATGTTTTTACTTGCGACTTTCGTTGGTGAACGTGCATGGACCTCAATCATTCCAACACTTACGAACTGTTAATGGTCAATTGTGCGAAACATATCGTGAAGCATGCCAACACTTGCATTTGGTGGAAGATGATACGCATTGGAATGCTACGCTTCGTGATGCATCAATTGTTTCTCCACCAATTCAAATTCGTATGTTATTTGCGATCATAATATCAACATGTTTTCAATCAAATCCACTGGAATTgtggaataaataa